Genomic window (Marinobacter fonticola):
ATCGCGATCACACCTTGTTCATCAACGGTGAGGAAGTGCCCACTGACTTCGTCGCGACACTGCCGCCGGTCCAGTTGTTCGAGGAAAACCTCGGCGACGTAACGCACCAGATCCTTAAAAATCTCGGAGGGAGCGCGCCCGGCGGTGAAGGGCAATGGACGATTCCCGAGCATAAGTACTTTGTTATGGGCGATAACCGGGACAACAGCAACGATAGCCGCTACTGGGGCACGGTGCCGGACGAACTCGTGGTCGGTAAAGCCTTTGCCATTTGGATGCATCTGGAGGACTGGATACCCAGCTTCGGTCGTGTCGGGCTTATTGAGTAAGGACCAGCTTGAAGTGCCTTGCGGGTTGTCCCGCGATATAAAAACGTCAAAGAAGAGAGCAGTAAAATGAAGAACCAACGTGGCGCTTCCACTCTGGGCATTCTAGTCGCCGTACTGTTTTTCGGCAGTCTGATAACGCTGGCGATCAAGCTGGGACCCATCTACCTTGATGACATCACGATCCAAGAGGCCATCGAGAGTCTCGAGAAAACCGAGGATCTCGGACAATTGCGTCCGGCTGACGTACGTTCGCTGATCAGCAAGCGGCTCAGCGTGAACAACGTCGATAACTTCGACGAGAAGCAGATTGAAATCAAGAAGGACGGCGAGACGGTATTGATCAACCTGGAATACGAGGTGCGTACCGATCTATTCCAGAACGTGGATGCTGTCGTTCACTTCAGCCACGCCTACGAGATGAGAGGCCAGTGAGGGTAAGCGAGATCGAACTTGGCCGGCTTCAGAAGCGGCTTGGCTACCAGTTTCGTAATCCGGAACTGTTAACCCTGGCGCTGACCCACCGAAGCCATGGCAACCAGAACAATGAGCGTCTGGAATTTTTGGGCGACTCTATCGTGAACATGGTGATCGCCGAGCATTTGTACCGCCATTTCGAGAATGCACGGGAAGGCCAGCTCAGTCGGCTGCGCGCGCGCATGGTCAAAGGCGTTACGCTGGCCGAGATCGGCCGCGAATTTCATCTTGGTGACTATCTGCGGATGGGGTCTGGCGAACTGAAAAGCGGCGGATTCCGGCGTGAGTCGATCCTGGCCGATGCGGTTGAATCAGTGATCGGCGCCATTTACCTGGACAGCGATTTTCATACCTGCCGGGTCCGGGTGCTGGATTGGTTCAACGACCGCCTGGACCGTCTGGACTTGCAGGATACCCAGAAAGATCCAAAAACCCGTCTGCAGGAATACCTGCAGTCCCGCCAATACCCGTTGCCGCGCTATGACGTCATCTCCGTGGAGGGCGAAGCTCATGCCCAGACTTTCCATGTGGAGTGCGCCTTGCCATCCCTCGACCGCAAGACGACCGGTGTTGGCAGCAGTCGCCGAGTAGCCGAGCAGCAGGCCGCGCGTAATGCCCTGAAATCGCTGGGCGTGGAGAATAATTGATGATCGACCCAACACAGCCGGATAACCCGGACAGCCGTTGTGGCTTTGTCGCCATTGTCGGCCGGCCCAATGTGGGCAAGTCCACCCTGTTGAACCATATCCTCGGCCAGAAACTGAGCATTACCTCGCGCAAGCCTCAAACCACACGGCATCAGGTACTCGGTATAAAGACCCGCGGTGATGTGCAGGCCATCTACGTCGATACCCCGGGCATGCACGAGGACGAGCCCAGAGCACTCAACCGCTATATGAACCGGGCCGCTTCGTCCGCTTTGGTGGATGTGGACGTGGTTGTCTTCGTCGTCGACCAGACCCACTGGACCAGCGCCGACGATATGGTGCTCAAGAAGCTTGAACAGGTGAAAGCGCCGGTCATCCTTGCCGTCAATAAGGTGGATAACTTGGCGCGACGTGAAGTGTTGCTCCCGCACCTGGAATCCCTGGCGCAAAAGCGCGAGTTCGACGAGATCATCCCACTCTCGGCCCTGCGTGGACAGAATCTGGCGCCGCTGGAAGAAGCGGTTGATCGGATGCTACCGGTCAGCGTGCATTTCTACCCGGACGACCAGATCACGGACCGCTCCCAGCGCTTTTTGGGGGCGGAAATCGTGCGCGAGAAAATTACCCGCCAACTGGGTGCCGAGCTACCTTACTCCGTTGCGGTCGAGATCGAGGAGTTCAAGCAGGAAGGCAAGATTCTGCACATTGCGGCGCTGATTCTGGTCGAGCGGGAGGGCCAGAAGAAAATCATTATCGGCGATAAGGGCGAGCGTATCCGGCAAATTGGCCAGGAAGCCCGGATCGATATGGAAAAGCTCTACGACAGCAAGGTCATGCTGCGCCTCTGGGTTAAGGTCAAGAAAGGCTGGGCGGACAGCGACCGTGCGCTCAAGAGCCTGGGCATGAACGACTTCTGATAGCCGGACTATGATCGGGGCCATTCGCGCAAGGGCCAGCCGGCCGATGGGGAAGGCATGACGGACAAGGTCGAGCAGGAGCCGGGGTACGTGTTGCACCGGCGTAACTACCGCGAGACCAGTCTGCTGGTGGAGTTATTCACCCTCAACCATGGCCGGCTGACCGTGGTGGCCCGGGGTGCAAATAGCCCGAAAAGTCCCCTCAAGGCGCAACTTCAGCCTTTTCAGCCGATGCTTCTGTCGTGGCGGGGACGGTCGGATCTGAAAACGCTAACTTCGGCGGAAAGCCGTCTCGGCCCCAACCTTAGCCGTACCGAACGCCTGTATTGTGGTCTCTACCTGAACGAGCTGATGCAGCGTCTGTTGCCGCCTCAAGAACCGCACCAAACCCTGTTTGCACAGTACATCGAAACGCTTGACGAGTTGGCGGCTGTGGCCGATTTCGAACCAACGCTACGTCGATTCGAGACGAAGCTGGTGGACGCGTTGGGTTACGGCTTCGACTGGGCGACGGCTATGGATTCCGGGCGCCCGGTATCGTCCAGCCAGCACTACTACTATGATCCTGAGCAGGGTGTGCTTGAAGCGCCGACTCCGGGGAGTTTGCTGCAAGGCTTGCAGGGCAGCGTCCTGCTGGCGTTGGCGAACCATAACCTGAGCGACCGAGCATCCCGGCGCACGGCCAAGCGCGTGATGCGCGTGCTGATCGATCACTTACTCCAGGGCCGGGAGTTACATAGCCGTGCCCTGTTTAGCCATTGGCGAGGAGACAAAGATGAAACCTAGAGTGCTGCTTGGTGTGAACGTCGACCATGTCGCCACCTTGCGCCAGTCACGCGGTACCCGCTATCCCGATCCGGCCCAGGCCGCGCTACTGGCCGAAGAGGCGGGAGCGGATGGCATCACCCTGCATCCTCGGGAAGACCGTCGCCACATCCAGGACCGGGACGTGCTGCTGTTGCGGGATATGCTTAACACCAAGATGAATCTGGAAATGGCGGTGACCGACGCCATGCTTGCCTTTGCCGAGCAGGTGCGCCCTCAGTGTGTCTGCCTGGTGCCGGAGAAGCGCGAGGAGCTGACCACCGAAGGTGGTCTGGACGTGGTCGGTCAGGAGGACAAAGTAGCCAAGGCCTGTGAGCGCTTGGCCCGGATCGGCGCCGAAGTGTCCCTGTTCATCGACGCCGACAAGGACCAGATCGACGCCGCGGTGCGCTGCGGTGCGCCGGTGATCGAAATCCACACGGGACACTATGCCGATGCCGAGACGCCGGCCGACATCGACAGCGAGTTTCTGAAAGTCGCGAATGGCGTGGAATACGCGCGCAAGAAAGGATTAATCGTCAACGCCGGCCATGGTTTGCATTACCACAACACGGAACGTGTCGCGGCTATTCCAGGTATCAACGAGCTCAACATCGGCCATGCGATTATCGCCAGAGCTTTATTCACCGGCCTCAAGGATGCCGTTCGCGATATGCGGTCGATCCTGGACCGGGCAAGTCAGGAATAAAACGCCCTGAGCGGTGTCTAAAAGCCGCTCAGGGTTTCGTTTTCCCGCTCCCTCAACATCGCCTGCCACTCGGTTTCGTCGGCCCAGACCAGCAGCCGGTCGATGGCGGCCACCAGTGACCGGGCCAGGTCGTCTTGGTCATCGGTCTGTCGCTTCATAGCCGTTTCCAGTCGTTCCGAAAAGCTACGCAATTCCGGTACGCCGCAGTAACGTGTAGCCCCGTGCAGCTTGTGCACCCGTTCCAGCAGTTCGTTGTCGTCGCCGCTATCAAGCAGTGCGCGGATACCGTCCCGATCGAAAACGACCTGCTCAAGCAACATGCTAAACAGCTCTTCCGCCAGGTCGGTCTTGCCTGCGGCCAGCCGGATACCTTCGTCTACGTCTACACAGGGCAGTTGCTTTTCCC
Coding sequences:
- a CDS encoding DUF4845 domain-containing protein — encoded protein: MKNQRGASTLGILVAVLFFGSLITLAIKLGPIYLDDITIQEAIESLEKTEDLGQLRPADVRSLISKRLSVNNVDNFDEKQIEIKKDGETVLINLEYEVRTDLFQNVDAVVHFSHAYEMRGQ
- the rnc gene encoding ribonuclease III translates to MRVSEIELGRLQKRLGYQFRNPELLTLALTHRSHGNQNNERLEFLGDSIVNMVIAEHLYRHFENAREGQLSRLRARMVKGVTLAEIGREFHLGDYLRMGSGELKSGGFRRESILADAVESVIGAIYLDSDFHTCRVRVLDWFNDRLDRLDLQDTQKDPKTRLQEYLQSRQYPLPRYDVISVEGEAHAQTFHVECALPSLDRKTTGVGSSRRVAEQQAARNALKSLGVENN
- the era gene encoding GTPase Era — encoded protein: MIDPTQPDNPDSRCGFVAIVGRPNVGKSTLLNHILGQKLSITSRKPQTTRHQVLGIKTRGDVQAIYVDTPGMHEDEPRALNRYMNRAASSALVDVDVVVFVVDQTHWTSADDMVLKKLEQVKAPVILAVNKVDNLARREVLLPHLESLAQKREFDEIIPLSALRGQNLAPLEEAVDRMLPVSVHFYPDDQITDRSQRFLGAEIVREKITRQLGAELPYSVAVEIEEFKQEGKILHIAALILVEREGQKKIIIGDKGERIRQIGQEARIDMEKLYDSKVMLRLWVKVKKGWADSDRALKSLGMNDF
- the recO gene encoding DNA repair protein RecO, which translates into the protein MTDKVEQEPGYVLHRRNYRETSLLVELFTLNHGRLTVVARGANSPKSPLKAQLQPFQPMLLSWRGRSDLKTLTSAESRLGPNLSRTERLYCGLYLNELMQRLLPPQEPHQTLFAQYIETLDELAAVADFEPTLRRFETKLVDALGYGFDWATAMDSGRPVSSSQHYYYDPEQGVLEAPTPGSLLQGLQGSVLLALANHNLSDRASRRTAKRVMRVLIDHLLQGRELHSRALFSHWRGDKDET
- the pdxJ gene encoding pyridoxine 5'-phosphate synthase, encoding MKPRVLLGVNVDHVATLRQSRGTRYPDPAQAALLAEEAGADGITLHPREDRRHIQDRDVLLLRDMLNTKMNLEMAVTDAMLAFAEQVRPQCVCLVPEKREELTTEGGLDVVGQEDKVAKACERLARIGAEVSLFIDADKDQIDAAVRCGAPVIEIHTGHYADAETPADIDSEFLKVANGVEYARKKGLIVNAGHGLHYHNTERVAAIPGINELNIGHAIIARALFTGLKDAVRDMRSILDRASQE